One window of the Anaeromyxobacter dehalogenans 2CP-C genome contains the following:
- a CDS encoding aspartate carbamoyltransferase catalytic subunit — MIGRHKHCIALEDFSREEILEVIDLAVSMKEVLQRPIKKVPSLRGKMVVNLFFEASTRTRSSFETAAKILSADALNWTSSSSSVTKGETLVDTAKNLEAMRPDVLVIRHSAGGAPRLVAEHVGCSVVSAGDGAHEHPSQGLLDCFTLREKLGTLEGKTVAIVGDVSHSRVARSDLHAFPKLGAKVRLCGPPTMMPAGVERLGATVHTDLREAVDGADAVIMLRIQHERIGDPLIPGTREYSKVWGLNAKKAADWLKPSCVILHPGPINRGVELSPEVADGPRSVILDQVQNGVAVRMAILYLLAGGAGEEARA; from the coding sequence GTGATCGGTCGACACAAGCACTGCATCGCGCTGGAGGACTTCTCCCGCGAGGAGATCCTCGAGGTCATCGACCTCGCGGTCTCCATGAAGGAGGTGCTGCAGCGGCCCATCAAGAAGGTCCCGAGCCTGCGCGGCAAGATGGTGGTGAACCTGTTCTTCGAGGCCTCCACCCGCACCCGCAGCTCCTTCGAGACCGCCGCCAAGATCCTCTCCGCCGACGCGCTCAACTGGACGTCGTCGTCCTCGTCGGTCACCAAGGGCGAGACGCTGGTGGACACGGCGAAGAACCTCGAGGCGATGCGCCCGGACGTGCTGGTGATCCGGCACTCGGCCGGCGGCGCGCCGCGGCTGGTCGCGGAGCACGTGGGCTGCTCGGTGGTCTCCGCCGGCGACGGCGCGCACGAGCACCCGAGCCAGGGGCTCCTCGACTGCTTCACGCTGCGGGAGAAGCTCGGCACGCTCGAGGGCAAGACCGTCGCCATCGTGGGCGACGTCAGCCACTCGCGCGTGGCCCGCTCCGACCTGCACGCGTTCCCGAAGCTGGGGGCGAAGGTCCGGCTGTGCGGGCCGCCCACCATGATGCCGGCCGGGGTGGAGCGGCTCGGCGCCACGGTCCACACCGATCTGCGCGAGGCGGTGGACGGCGCGGACGCGGTCATCATGCTGCGCATCCAGCACGAGCGCATCGGCGACCCGCTCATCCCCGGCACGCGCGAGTACTCGAAGGTCTGGGGCCTGAACGCGAAGAAGGCGGCGGACTGGCTGAAGCCCTCCTGCGTGATCCTGCACCCCGGCCCCATCAACCGCGGCGTGGAGCTGTCGCCCGAGGTGGCGGACGGGCCCCGCTCGGTGATCCTGGACCAGGTGCAGAACGGGGTGGCGGTCCGGATGGCGATCCTGTACCTGCTCGCGGGCGGCGCGGGCGAGGAGGCCAGGGCGTGA
- the lepB gene encoding signal peptidase I — translation MADAARLARARRDALRFARDARRLAARHRRALGDARGAVDAAAGEVTAAARGGEPEALSAALRRLDALWEEHLAARVKPWWREYAESIALAVVLALLVRAFVLDAFRIPSGSMVPTLVVGDYIFVSKVAYAVRLPFTHLRLVETGAPRRGDVIVFENPRDPTSDYVKRVVGIPGDVIEIREQVLHVNGVPQPRAPAGDYAYAERSPSTGEPLAESCRRYREALAKGPILPPRGDLPGDAETSWQAAAADGVASYDVLQCRRARLASREGPFEVVRPGHVFVMGDNRDLSADSRGMGGWQVPVGHIRGRAALVFWSWGDGGLWPRGAGGLRLDRLFKPID, via the coding sequence GTGGCGGACGCCGCCCGCCTCGCGCGCGCGCGCCGCGACGCGCTCCGCTTCGCGCGCGACGCCCGCCGGCTGGCCGCCCGGCACCGCCGTGCGCTCGGCGACGCGCGCGGCGCCGTGGACGCGGCCGCCGGCGAGGTGACCGCCGCGGCGCGGGGCGGCGAGCCGGAGGCGCTCTCGGCGGCGCTCCGCAGGCTGGACGCGCTCTGGGAGGAGCACCTCGCCGCCCGGGTGAAGCCCTGGTGGCGGGAGTACGCCGAGTCCATCGCGCTCGCGGTGGTGCTGGCGCTCCTGGTCCGCGCGTTCGTGCTCGACGCGTTCCGGATCCCGTCCGGCTCGATGGTCCCGACGCTGGTGGTCGGCGACTACATCTTCGTCTCCAAGGTCGCCTACGCGGTGCGGCTCCCGTTCACGCACCTGCGCCTGGTCGAGACCGGCGCGCCGCGGCGCGGCGACGTCATCGTGTTCGAGAACCCGCGCGACCCGACCAGCGACTACGTGAAGCGGGTGGTGGGTATCCCGGGCGACGTCATCGAGATCCGGGAGCAGGTCCTCCACGTGAACGGCGTGCCGCAGCCGCGCGCGCCGGCCGGCGACTACGCCTACGCCGAGCGGAGCCCGTCCACCGGCGAGCCGCTCGCCGAGAGCTGCCGCCGCTACCGCGAGGCGCTCGCCAAGGGGCCCATCCTCCCGCCCCGGGGCGATCTCCCCGGCGACGCCGAGACGAGCTGGCAGGCGGCCGCCGCCGACGGGGTGGCGAGCTACGACGTCCTCCAGTGCCGGCGGGCGCGGCTCGCCTCGCGCGAGGGGCCGTTCGAGGTGGTCCGGCCCGGGCACGTGTTCGTGATGGGGGACAACCGCGATCTCTCGGCCGACAGCCGGGGGATGGGCGGGTGGCAGGTCCCCGTCGGCCACATCCGCGGCCGCGCCGCGCTGGTCTTCTGGAGCTGGGGGGATGGGGGCCTGTGGCCGCGGGGCGCAGGCGGGCTCCGGCTCGACCGGCTTTTCAAACCCATCGACTAG
- the pyrR gene encoding bifunctional pyr operon transcriptional regulator/uracil phosphoribosyltransferase PyrR, translated as MNAADIERAVRRLGRDIAERARAAGAAGDVAIVGIRRGGVHLAQRLRRELARELGAEPPLGTLDIALYRDDLADKGAAPVIGPTDVRFPVQGKTLVLVDDVLYTGRTVRAALDEIVDFGRPRRVWLAVLVDRGGRELPISADFAGARLEVSDQDDVQVRLVESGAPEDAVVVKPRRAP; from the coding sequence ATGAACGCTGCGGACATCGAACGAGCGGTACGACGCCTGGGCCGCGACATCGCGGAGCGCGCCCGCGCGGCGGGGGCGGCCGGCGACGTCGCCATCGTGGGCATCCGGCGGGGCGGGGTGCACCTGGCCCAGCGGCTCCGCCGCGAGCTGGCCCGGGAGCTCGGCGCCGAGCCGCCGCTCGGGACGCTGGACATCGCGCTCTACCGCGACGACCTCGCCGACAAGGGCGCGGCCCCGGTGATCGGCCCGACCGACGTCCGGTTCCCGGTCCAGGGCAAGACCCTGGTGCTGGTGGACGACGTGCTCTACACGGGCCGCACGGTGCGTGCGGCGCTCGACGAGATCGTGGACTTCGGCCGCCCGCGCCGCGTCTGGCTGGCGGTGCTGGTGGACCGCGGCGGCCGCGAGCTGCCCATCTCGGCCGACTTCGCGGGCGCGCGGCTGGAGGTCTCGGACCAGGACGACGTGCAGGTGCGCCTGGTGGAGTCGGGCGCGCCCGAGGACGCGGTGGTGGTCAAGCCGAGGAGGGCGCCGTGA
- the lepA gene encoding translation elongation factor 4, producing the protein MAEKNSHIRNFSIIAHIDHGKSTLADRLLEHTGTVTKREAQAQFLDNMELERERGITIKAQTVRMKYRAQDGRDYELNLIDTPGHVDFAYEVSRSMAACEGAILVVDATQGVEAQTLANVYQALDHDLEIVPVINKIDLPSADVEGVRQEIEEVIGLDAKDAVPASAKEGIGIGEILEQIVHRVPPPEGDPEAPLKAIVFDSWYDSYRGVVMLVRVFEGTVRPKQKIRLWSNRKEFEVQELGIFAPFAKAVGELQAGEVGVVVANVKDVHDAKVGDTITDAARPTEAPFPGFKVVKPMVFSGVFPIEAADYEQLRDALEKLSLNDSAFTYEPETSQALGFGFRCGYLGLLHMEIVQERLEREYQLALITTAPSVVYRVTDTTGAVEEIDNPAKLPPVQKIAKLEEPHLTCHIHARTEDVGAILKLCQERRGLQRDLKYLGTKRVQITYDIPLAEVVFDFFDKLKSVSRGYASLDYELKGYEEADLVKLDILINGEPVDALSVIVHRERAYQRGRDLCQRLREVIPKQMYEVAIQAAIGAKVIARETVKAFRKNVLAKCYGGDISRKRKLLEKQKEGKKRMKQVGSVEIPQEAFLAVLKVEE; encoded by the coding sequence ATGGCCGAAAAGAACTCACACATCCGCAACTTCTCCATCATCGCCCACATCGATCACGGGAAGTCCACGCTCGCCGATCGCCTCCTCGAGCACACCGGGACGGTGACCAAGCGCGAGGCCCAGGCCCAGTTCCTCGACAACATGGAGCTGGAGCGGGAGCGCGGGATCACGATCAAGGCCCAGACCGTCCGCATGAAGTACCGGGCGCAGGACGGCCGCGACTACGAGCTGAACCTCATCGACACCCCCGGGCACGTGGACTTCGCCTACGAGGTCTCGCGCTCCATGGCGGCCTGCGAGGGCGCCATCCTGGTGGTGGACGCGACGCAGGGCGTGGAGGCGCAGACGCTCGCGAACGTCTACCAGGCGCTCGACCACGACCTGGAGATCGTCCCGGTCATCAACAAGATCGACCTCCCGTCCGCCGACGTGGAGGGCGTCCGCCAGGAGATCGAGGAGGTCATCGGCCTCGACGCGAAGGACGCGGTGCCCGCCTCGGCCAAGGAGGGCATCGGCATCGGCGAGATCCTCGAGCAGATCGTGCACCGGGTGCCGCCGCCGGAGGGCGATCCCGAGGCGCCGCTGAAGGCGATCGTGTTCGACTCCTGGTACGACTCGTACCGCGGCGTGGTCATGCTGGTGCGGGTGTTCGAGGGCACCGTCCGCCCGAAGCAGAAGATCCGGCTCTGGTCGAACCGCAAGGAGTTCGAGGTCCAGGAGCTGGGGATCTTCGCGCCGTTCGCGAAGGCGGTCGGCGAGCTGCAGGCGGGCGAGGTGGGCGTCGTCGTGGCGAACGTGAAGGACGTGCACGACGCCAAGGTGGGCGACACCATCACCGACGCGGCCCGGCCCACCGAGGCGCCGTTCCCCGGCTTCAAGGTCGTGAAGCCGATGGTGTTCTCCGGCGTCTTCCCCATCGAGGCGGCCGACTACGAGCAGCTCCGCGACGCGCTGGAGAAGCTCTCGCTCAACGACTCGGCGTTCACCTACGAGCCGGAGACCTCGCAGGCGCTCGGCTTCGGGTTCCGCTGCGGCTACCTCGGGCTGCTGCACATGGAGATCGTGCAGGAGCGGCTGGAGCGCGAGTACCAGCTCGCGCTCATCACCACCGCGCCGTCGGTGGTGTACCGGGTGACCGACACCACCGGCGCGGTGGAGGAGATCGACAACCCGGCCAAGCTCCCGCCGGTGCAGAAGATCGCGAAGCTGGAGGAGCCGCACCTCACCTGCCACATCCACGCCCGCACCGAGGACGTGGGCGCCATCCTGAAGCTGTGCCAGGAGCGGCGGGGCCTGCAGCGCGACCTCAAGTACCTCGGCACCAAGCGCGTCCAGATCACCTACGACATCCCGCTCGCCGAGGTGGTGTTCGACTTCTTCGACAAGCTGAAGAGCGTCTCCCGCGGCTACGCGTCGCTCGACTACGAGCTGAAGGGGTACGAGGAGGCCGACCTCGTCAAGCTCGACATCCTCATCAACGGCGAGCCGGTGGACGCGCTCTCGGTCATCGTCCACCGCGAGCGCGCGTACCAGCGCGGGCGCGACCTCTGCCAGCGGCTGCGCGAGGTGATCCCGAAGCAGATGTACGAGGTGGCCATACAGGCGGCCATCGGCGCCAAGGTGATCGCCCGTGAGACGGTGAAGGCCTTCCGCAAGAACGTCCTCGCGAAGTGCTACGGTGGCGACATCTCGCGCAAGCGCAAGCTCCTCGAGAAGCAGAAGGAGGGCAAGAAGCGCATGAAGCAGGTGGGCTCCGTGGAGATCCCGCAGGAGGCGTTCCTCGCGGTCCTGAAGGTGGAGGAGTAG
- a CDS encoding dihydroorotase, whose amino-acid sequence MSDVLFIEGGRVIDPAGGVDGVRTVVIRDGKVAEVAERVERPRDARVLDARNRWVTPGFVDLHVHLREPGQEYKETVATGARAAVAGGFTAVCAMPNTKPVNDCAAVTELVLARAAAAGLARVYPVGAISKGSGGEELAEYGELKASGCVALSDDGRPVMSSALMRRALEYARAFGLPLTVHEEDLHLVGKGVMHEGAAATRLGLKGIPSQAEDVMVLRDIALVELTGGRLHVAHVSTAGAVRAIREAKRRGLPVTGEVTPHHLALTDDDVAASGYSTDFKMNPPLRSADDVRACREGLADGTLDAIATDHAPHSAVEKDVEFDAAANGIVGLETAFSVCLGLVREGALTERRLVEALTAGPARVFGLPAGTLARGAAADVAVLDAAAEWTLDPARLQSKGRNTPWKGRRLAGRCTHTIVGGRIVHEEGKADR is encoded by the coding sequence ATGTCTGACGTGCTCTTCATCGAGGGCGGCCGGGTCATCGACCCGGCCGGCGGCGTGGACGGCGTCCGCACCGTGGTGATCCGCGACGGCAAGGTGGCGGAGGTGGCGGAGCGGGTGGAGCGCCCGCGCGACGCCCGCGTCCTGGACGCGCGGAACCGGTGGGTCACCCCGGGCTTCGTGGACCTCCACGTCCACCTGCGCGAGCCGGGGCAGGAGTACAAGGAGACGGTCGCGACCGGCGCGCGCGCGGCGGTGGCGGGCGGCTTCACCGCCGTCTGCGCCATGCCGAACACGAAGCCGGTGAACGACTGCGCCGCGGTGACCGAGCTCGTGCTCGCGCGCGCCGCGGCGGCCGGGCTGGCGCGCGTCTACCCGGTGGGCGCGATCTCGAAGGGCTCCGGCGGCGAGGAGCTGGCCGAGTACGGCGAGCTGAAGGCCTCGGGGTGCGTGGCGCTCTCGGACGACGGCCGGCCGGTGATGTCGTCGGCGCTCATGCGCCGCGCGCTCGAGTACGCGCGCGCGTTCGGCCTGCCGCTCACCGTGCACGAGGAGGACCTGCACCTCGTCGGCAAGGGCGTGATGCACGAGGGCGCCGCCGCGACGCGGCTCGGCCTGAAGGGCATCCCGTCCCAGGCCGAGGACGTGATGGTGCTGCGCGACATCGCGCTGGTGGAGCTCACCGGCGGGCGGCTGCACGTCGCCCACGTCAGCACCGCCGGCGCGGTCCGGGCCATCCGGGAGGCGAAGCGCCGCGGGCTGCCGGTGACCGGCGAGGTCACCCCGCACCACCTCGCGCTCACCGACGACGACGTGGCCGCCTCGGGCTACTCGACCGACTTCAAGATGAACCCGCCGCTCCGCTCGGCGGACGACGTCCGCGCCTGCCGCGAGGGGCTCGCGGACGGGACGCTCGACGCCATCGCCACCGACCACGCGCCGCACTCGGCGGTGGAGAAGGACGTCGAGTTCGACGCCGCCGCGAACGGCATCGTCGGGCTCGAGACCGCGTTCTCGGTGTGCCTGGGCCTGGTGCGGGAGGGCGCGCTGACCGAGCGCCGGCTCGTCGAGGCGCTCACCGCGGGGCCGGCCAGGGTCTTCGGGCTGCCCGCCGGGACGCTGGCGCGCGGCGCCGCCGCGGACGTGGCGGTGCTCGACGCCGCCGCCGAGTGGACGCTGGACCCGGCGCGGCTCCAGTCGAAGGGCCGCAACACGCCGTGGAAGGGAAGGCGGCTCGCCGGGCGTTGCACGCACACGATCGTGGGTGGCCGGATCGTCCACGAGGAGGGCAAGGCAGACCGATGA